Proteins encoded in a region of the Candidatus Nanosynbacter sp. HMT-352 genome:
- a CDS encoding CBS domain-containing protein, with translation MTIVLIFGYLATLAVLLIVLGVQPKTSSHSQFELRRRSGLGDEKAKILLQQRELLRDIISLQRAVASLCLVVLSIISVSLFNWMVGLVLSIIIALEIGAVARIGLWQKYSQQLYEKYEPLILTTIERHQVILSLIRSVSPVVGDSRVIESKEELLEMVAQSTGAISSSEKKLITNGLKFNDMKVEEIMTPRSMIESVPMNELLGPLVLDDLHKKGYSRFPVIDGDIDHVVGMLRIQDLLTIDRKAKSHRAETVMSKDVYYIRENQTLQHALAAFLKTQHHLFIVVNEFRETVGLLSLEDVIEALLGQKIIDEYDIYGDIRKAATANPQKNNLPTKTRRDV, from the coding sequence ATGACGATTGTGCTAATTTTTGGATATTTGGCTACTTTGGCGGTCTTGCTGATAGTATTAGGAGTCCAGCCAAAAACATCTTCGCACAGCCAATTTGAGTTGCGGCGGAGAAGTGGATTGGGTGATGAAAAGGCTAAAATTCTTTTACAACAAAGGGAGCTTTTACGAGATATTATTTCGCTGCAGCGCGCCGTGGCTTCTTTATGTTTGGTGGTTTTAAGCATTATCAGTGTTAGTTTATTCAATTGGATGGTTGGGCTAGTTTTGTCAATTATAATAGCTCTAGAAATCGGAGCCGTTGCGCGAATTGGCTTGTGGCAGAAATACTCACAGCAACTTTATGAAAAATACGAACCGCTAATTTTAACGACAATTGAGCGACATCAAGTAATTTTGTCGCTAATCCGTTCGGTGTCGCCAGTGGTTGGTGATAGTCGGGTGATTGAATCGAAAGAGGAATTATTGGAAATGGTGGCTCAATCCACCGGAGCGATTTCATCTTCTGAGAAAAAGCTTATTACTAACGGGCTGAAGTTCAACGATATGAAGGTCGAGGAAATCATGACGCCACGAAGCATGATTGAATCGGTACCTATGAATGAACTTCTCGGGCCGCTAGTGCTTGATGATCTTCATAAAAAGGGGTATAGCAGATTTCCTGTCATTGACGGCGACATTGATCATGTTGTTGGAATGTTGAGGATTCAAGATTTGTTAACGATTGATCGCAAGGCAAAATCTCATCGTGCGGAAACAGTCATGAGTAAAGACGTCTATTATATTCGCGAAAATCAAACTCTACAGCACGCCTTGGCTGCATTTTTGAAAACGCAGCACCACTTGTTTATTGTTGTAAATGAGTTTCGAGAAACAGTTGGTCTACTAAGTTTAGAAGACGTAATTGAAGCGCTATTAGGTCAGAAAATCATTGACGAATATGATATTTATGGAGATATTCGTAAGGCCGCCACGGCTAATCCGCAGAAAAATAATTTGCCCACAAAAACTCGACGAGATGTTTAA
- a CDS encoding magnesium transporter CorA family protein: MLQYLRSTNSDSIISPQENLQSGSWVRCERPSDEEVSQLLTLGLDEDLISDALDPHEVPRIEFDDEWTYLIARLPDTDDDFNDFTTPILFCINKDHIVTLSRDSLGRLWQPFIDKVRIRTDRQVELLVAMVEAISTQYQRRVATINRQMRAATDSIHTLRVNDIATLAEYERKLNDYLDALIPMNWAIERLLATQKLRLKADDKEDVEDISIDLEQVIARCKSLLRTITNVRDSYRAVMDTRLNETIRLLTVITVALTIPTMIAGLYGMNVPVPGADNPLMFWAITAISVVLAFVVGYYFLRRR, from the coding sequence ATGTTGCAATATCTTCGTTCGACAAATAGCGATTCAATAATTAGTCCGCAAGAAAATTTGCAGTCTGGTTCGTGGGTGCGCTGCGAAAGACCGAGCGACGAAGAGGTTTCGCAATTGTTGACACTGGGCTTGGATGAGGATTTGATAAGTGACGCGCTTGATCCACACGAGGTGCCACGTATTGAGTTTGACGATGAGTGGACTTATTTGATTGCGCGATTGCCAGACACTGACGACGATTTTAACGATTTTACCACGCCGATTTTATTCTGCATCAATAAAGATCATATCGTAACATTGTCCAGAGATAGTTTGGGGCGATTGTGGCAGCCATTTATTGATAAAGTGCGAATTAGGACGGATCGACAAGTTGAGCTTTTGGTGGCGATGGTTGAGGCAATTTCAACGCAATATCAGCGGCGCGTGGCAACGATTAATCGCCAGATGCGAGCGGCTACGGACAGTATTCATACACTGAGAGTTAATGACATTGCCACACTGGCGGAGTATGAGCGCAAATTGAATGATTATCTTGACGCGTTAATTCCGATGAACTGGGCAATTGAGAGACTTTTGGCGACTCAGAAGCTGCGATTGAAGGCTGATGATAAGGAAGACGTTGAGGATATTTCGATTGATTTGGAGCAGGTGATTGCACGTTGTAAAAGTTTGTTGAGGACGATTACTAATGTGCGCGATAGCTATAGGGCGGTGATGGATACGCGTCTTAATGAGACGATTCGCCTGCTAACCGTAATTACCGTAGCCTTGACTATTCCGACGATGATCGCTGGTTTGTATGGTATGAACGTGCCGGTTCCAGGTGCTGATAATCCATTGATGTTTTGGGCGATTACCGCGATCAGTGTAGTGCTGGCATTCGTTGTGGGCTATTATTTCCTGCGCCGCCGATAA
- the aspS gene encoding aspartate--tRNA ligase, translating into MKNRILAAETSKKVGENITVAGWVHSRRDHGGLIFIDLRDHTGLVQLVINPDKKDAFSLAESLRDEFVVRACGMVAERGEGLKNPNIASGDVEIVVDNLEILNRSETLPIQPFAEDNQAGEELRFKYRYLDLRRPKMQNMLKKRAEMYRRIHEYMDNRDFIEIQTPILANSSPEGARDFLIPSRLQEGKFYALPQAPQQFKQLLMVGGVPRYYQLAACFRDEDPRADRLYGEFYQLDLEMSFAENGEEVRSEVEPLMKQLATDFAGKKLLDLSDLAVGDGSSIPRISYRDAMETYGSDKPDLRFGMELIELTDVFSETEFGVFKNAECVKAICVKNGASLSRKQIDNFTNIAKSEGAGGLAYITYQDGEAKSPIAKFLSEKELADIQQKTGAIDGDAVFFGADSRSVVNTVLGRLRNEFASHFNLKDQSVVAFAWIIDFPFYEWDDRSKKLDFGHNPFSMPKGGLQALESAETDAEKLSIVADQFDMVMNGYEICSGGVRNHNPAVLYKVFGLLGFSESYVEEKFGAMLGAFKYGAPPHAGCAFGVDRILMELTDEQNVRETLAFPKNGSGVDVMMDSPSTVDPAQLRELGL; encoded by the coding sequence ATGAAAAATAGAATTTTGGCGGCAGAAACTTCTAAAAAAGTTGGTGAGAATATTACAGTTGCGGGCTGGGTTCATTCCAGGCGTGATCATGGCGGATTGATTTTTATTGATTTGCGCGATCATACAGGTTTGGTTCAGTTGGTTATTAATCCTGATAAAAAAGATGCTTTTTCTTTGGCGGAAAGCTTACGAGATGAGTTTGTGGTTCGTGCCTGTGGCATGGTTGCGGAGCGTGGTGAAGGTCTGAAAAATCCGAATATTGCCAGTGGCGATGTGGAAATTGTTGTGGACAATTTGGAGATTTTGAACCGATCTGAAACTTTGCCAATTCAGCCATTTGCCGAGGATAATCAAGCCGGCGAAGAACTAAGATTCAAATATCGTTATCTTGATTTGCGTCGTCCAAAAATGCAAAACATGCTTAAAAAACGCGCCGAAATGTATCGTCGAATCCATGAATATATGGACAATCGAGATTTTATTGAAATTCAAACGCCAATTTTAGCTAATTCAAGTCCTGAGGGTGCGCGCGATTTTCTGATTCCGAGTCGTTTGCAGGAAGGGAAGTTTTACGCTTTGCCACAAGCCCCACAGCAGTTTAAGCAGCTGCTGATGGTTGGCGGTGTGCCGCGTTATTATCAGTTGGCGGCTTGTTTCCGCGACGAAGATCCGCGAGCTGATCGCTTGTATGGTGAGTTTTATCAGCTTGATTTGGAGATGAGTTTTGCTGAAAATGGCGAAGAAGTTCGTTCTGAAGTCGAACCTTTAATGAAGCAACTGGCAACTGATTTTGCTGGTAAAAAATTGTTGGATTTGAGTGATTTGGCGGTTGGCGATGGCAGTTCAATTCCGCGAATTTCGTATCGCGACGCCATGGAAACTTACGGTTCTGACAAGCCGGATTTGCGATTTGGTATGGAATTGATAGAACTGACGGACGTGTTCTCGGAGACTGAGTTTGGCGTATTTAAAAATGCTGAATGTGTTAAGGCTATTTGCGTAAAAAATGGCGCAAGTTTGAGTCGTAAGCAAATTGACAATTTCACCAACATCGCTAAAAGCGAAGGCGCTGGCGGTTTGGCGTACATCACATATCAAGACGGCGAAGCAAAATCTCCAATTGCGAAATTCTTGAGTGAGAAGGAATTGGCTGATATCCAGCAGAAAACTGGTGCGATTGATGGCGATGCAGTGTTCTTTGGCGCTGATTCTCGCTCGGTTGTTAACACGGTATTGGGGCGCTTACGTAATGAATTTGCCTCGCACTTTAACCTTAAAGATCAATCTGTCGTGGCGTTTGCTTGGATTATTGATTTTCCATTTTATGAGTGGGATGACCGAAGTAAAAAACTTGATTTTGGTCATAATCCGTTCAGTATGCCAAAGGGTGGTTTGCAAGCTCTGGAGTCTGCTGAAACTGACGCCGAAAAATTATCCATTGTCGCTGATCAGTTTGATATGGTGATGAACGGATATGAGATTTGCTCTGGCGGTGTTCGAAATCATAATCCAGCAGTGCTATATAAAGTGTTCGGTTTGCTGGGCTTCAGCGAGTCTTATGTTGAAGAGAAGTTTGGTGCTATGTTAGGCGCTTTCAAATACGGCGCTCCGCCTCATGCAGGATGTGCTTTTGGCGTTGATCGTATTTTGATGGAATTGACCGATGAGCAAAACGTCCGTGAGACTCTGGCATTTCCAAAGAATGGCTCTGGCGTTGATGTGATGATGGACTCGCCATCAACGGTTGATCCAGCGCAGTTACGAGAATTAGGACTATAA
- a CDS encoding CorA family divalent cation transporter codes for MMVGYFERRSLTEKLTQAQRMHKNGWINLTGSLDATRVSKALSLSANIVRDVLDIHELPRAEFSDGVEYIFTRIPFGQTDSGKTAPFLIAISGGHYITISPHVKFSPLEVSDYLFSTTERPAGVFAANLAYIISQYEQRVHLLTEQISDARRRLSRHEVENSDFIKFVAIEDTLNEYRSSLEGMSRVITQLMENRRHLFKTRDLEALEDVDLHIRQVLVAISSSTHTISSIQNAYSTVANNTLNQRMKALTAITILLAIPNVFYGMYGMNIALPFQGEPWAYPAITSFTVLLILLVMFVAKRIRLF; via the coding sequence ATGATGGTGGGCTACTTTGAGCGTAGATCGTTGACTGAAAAGTTGACGCAAGCTCAACGAATGCATAAAAACGGTTGGATCAATTTGACCGGGAGTCTTGATGCTACTCGAGTTTCAAAGGCTCTGTCTCTGTCTGCTAATATTGTCCGTGACGTACTGGATATCCACGAATTGCCTCGAGCGGAGTTTTCTGATGGTGTTGAATATATTTTTACGCGCATACCGTTTGGTCAAACTGATTCTGGTAAAACAGCGCCGTTTTTGATTGCAATTAGCGGCGGTCATTATATTACAATATCGCCTCATGTTAAATTTTCACCTTTGGAGGTCAGCGATTATTTATTTAGCACAACCGAGCGTCCAGCGGGAGTTTTTGCTGCTAATTTGGCGTATATTATTTCTCAATATGAACAACGTGTACACTTGTTAACGGAGCAAATTAGCGATGCCCGTCGGCGACTAAGTCGTCATGAAGTTGAGAATTCGGATTTTATTAAATTTGTCGCAATTGAAGACACGCTCAATGAATATCGAAGCAGTTTGGAAGGGATGTCCCGCGTTATTACACAACTAATGGAAAACCGCCGTCACTTATTTAAGACTAGAGATCTGGAGGCCTTGGAGGACGTCGATCTACACATCAGGCAAGTTTTAGTGGCGATAAGTTCCAGCACACACACAATTTCCAGTATTCAAAACGCTTATTCGACGGTTGCTAATAATACACTAAACCAACGTATGAAGGCATTGACTGCTATAACAATTCTTCTGGCTATTCCAAATGTTTTTTACGGAATGTATGGAATGAATATAGCGTTGCCGTTTCAGGGCGAACCTTGGGCGTATCCGGCTATCACCAGTTTTACAGTGTTGTTGATTTTACTTGTTATGTTTGTTGCCAAGCGAATTCGCTTATTCTAA
- a CDS encoding cellulase family glycosylhydrolase: MLERWMTPSVFAGTDATNEYELSQTVDGQARIQQHRQTFIQEADIKWLAQAGIRLLRLPIGYWALDDQPPYLSAKPQIDWLMDMARQYDLQVLLDLHAAPGAQNTSDHSGSGNTGNVQWYRRTNQQKTTQILLDITNEYGEHPALWGVELLNEPLVNTRRERWQLWWWTRQTSRTLRSKLPPHVRIVTSDCYQPAWWSGRVGSNTLDIHHYQCFSDTDNQATSLTHHRQMLDQRSGEYRNYSRQQPLIIGEWSAALPPGVASDSTEYYHCQSQLAVPANVDAWLYWSYKTESPGAWNFRDCYSKGWFDNMLS, from the coding sequence GTGCTTGAACGATGGATGACGCCAAGCGTATTTGCCGGAACAGATGCGACCAACGAATATGAACTGTCTCAAACCGTAGACGGCCAGGCGCGCATCCAGCAGCATCGACAAACATTCATCCAGGAAGCTGATATCAAGTGGCTGGCGCAAGCTGGTATACGACTACTAAGACTGCCGATTGGCTACTGGGCGCTTGATGATCAGCCGCCGTATCTATCGGCAAAGCCGCAGATTGACTGGTTGATGGACATGGCTCGGCAGTATGATTTACAGGTACTACTCGACCTGCACGCTGCGCCTGGTGCCCAAAATACCAGTGACCACAGCGGTAGCGGCAATACCGGTAACGTTCAATGGTATCGTCGCACCAATCAACAAAAAACTACGCAAATACTACTGGATATCACCAATGAGTACGGCGAGCATCCAGCCCTATGGGGCGTCGAACTGCTCAATGAACCGCTGGTGAACACCCGACGTGAACGATGGCAGTTGTGGTGGTGGACACGTCAAACTAGTCGAACATTGCGTAGTAAATTACCGCCCCATGTGCGCATCGTGACATCTGATTGCTACCAGCCAGCTTGGTGGTCGGGTCGCGTCGGGTCTAATACGCTAGATATACATCATTATCAGTGCTTCTCCGATACGGACAATCAAGCGACATCGCTAACTCACCACCGTCAGATGCTTGACCAACGGTCTGGCGAATACCGCAATTACTCCCGTCAGCAACCGCTGATCATTGGCGAATGGAGTGCTGCCCTGCCACCAGGTGTTGCCAGCGATAGTACCGAATATTATCACTGCCAATCGCAACTTGCCGTACCAGCAAACGTTGATGCCTGGTTATACTGGAGTTACAAGACCGAAAGTCCTGGAGCTTGGAATTTTCGGGACTGCTATAGTAAGGGGTGGTTTGACAATATGCTTAGCTAG
- a CDS encoding DsbA family protein, translating into MNKKSWMIFAIIVVAIVGGMIYISTQNRLNVSDINNDQLNTIIGAESRNGDIADHEIGSKSPKVTIIEYADYQCPGCSAAAPKAKALAEKYKDHVRLIFRNFPIASSHPNARAAAAVAEAAGLQGKFWEMNKLLYTNQDAWKNANITDRDNIFKSYAEQLKLNIDQYKTDIASNKVKNKIDFDMALGRKHGVAATPTFYVNGKNTEMDSSGSIESSVKEALKKAGVEVKD; encoded by the coding sequence ATGAATAAGAAAAGCTGGATGATTTTTGCAATTATTGTAGTGGCAATTGTCGGTGGAATGATTTACATATCAACACAAAATAGACTAAACGTTAGCGATATCAATAATGATCAACTAAATACAATTATCGGCGCAGAGTCCAGAAATGGCGATATTGCAGATCACGAAATTGGCAGCAAAAGCCCTAAAGTTACAATTATCGAATACGCAGACTATCAATGCCCTGGCTGTAGTGCAGCCGCACCAAAAGCCAAAGCCCTTGCTGAAAAATACAAGGATCACGTTCGACTAATTTTCCGCAACTTCCCGATTGCCAGCTCACACCCTAACGCACGAGCCGCCGCCGCGGTAGCTGAGGCCGCCGGTTTACAGGGTAAGTTCTGGGAAATGAATAAACTTTTATACACAAATCAAGATGCCTGGAAAAACGCCAATATCACAGATCGCGATAATATTTTCAAATCTTATGCTGAGCAATTGAAGCTTAATATCGATCAATATAAAACCGATATTGCCAGCAACAAGGTTAAAAATAAGATCGACTTCGATATGGCTCTCGGCCGCAAGCACGGCGTTGCTGCAACACCAACTTTCTACGTAAATGGAAAAAATACAGAAATGGATAGCTCTGGCTCAATCGAATCATCAGTTAAGGAAGCCTTGAAAAAAGCTGGCGTTGAAGTAAAAGATTAA
- the arcC gene encoding carbamate kinase — MDKKRTIVVALGGNALQRQGEAASEQQQRVADETVRQLLPLIQAGHNVAIVHGNGPQVGNIVLHEEAINTPDVPSLPLEDSGAMSQGLIGFWLQQAFHDAFMVNQMNNRAVSVITQTIVSLSDPAFQNPTKPIGPFYSEDEAKTVASERGYTVKEDAGRGWRRVVPSPKPQTIVEADVIKALVHAGVTVVSTGGGGIPVLQDETGQLKGVAAVIDKDFGAAKLADLLDADTLLILTSVDAAKINFGKPDEQSLGEVSIEELQKHIDDGQFAAGSMLPKTQAALSFLDGKPGRTAIITSLDKTAEAISGSAGTIVKS, encoded by the coding sequence ATGGATAAGAAGCGTACTATTGTAGTAGCGCTCGGTGGTAACGCCCTGCAACGGCAGGGCGAAGCCGCGTCTGAGCAGCAGCAACGAGTGGCTGATGAAACTGTTCGGCAACTTTTGCCGTTAATCCAAGCCGGTCACAACGTAGCAATCGTTCATGGTAATGGTCCTCAGGTTGGCAACATTGTGTTGCACGAAGAGGCGATTAACACGCCAGATGTGCCAAGTTTACCGCTGGAAGATTCTGGCGCTATGAGCCAGGGGTTGATTGGCTTTTGGCTGCAGCAGGCTTTTCATGACGCCTTTATGGTTAATCAAATGAATAATCGTGCTGTTAGCGTTATAACTCAAACGATTGTTAGCTTAAGCGATCCAGCATTCCAAAATCCAACCAAGCCAATTGGTCCGTTCTATTCGGAAGACGAGGCAAAAACCGTCGCTAGCGAACGCGGCTACACGGTGAAAGAAGACGCTGGTCGCGGCTGGCGACGTGTCGTTCCTTCGCCAAAACCTCAGACAATTGTCGAGGCTGATGTGATTAAGGCGCTGGTTCATGCTGGCGTGACGGTCGTTTCAACTGGCGGCGGCGGCATTCCTGTTTTGCAAGACGAAACTGGTCAATTAAAAGGCGTCGCTGCGGTCATTGATAAGGACTTCGGCGCGGCAAAATTGGCGGATCTTTTGGACGCTGACACTTTGCTGATTTTGACTTCGGTTGATGCTGCTAAAATTAATTTTGGCAAACCAGACGAGCAATCTCTCGGGGAAGTTTCAATAGAAGAACTTCAAAAGCATATTGATGATGGGCAATTTGCGGCAGGTTCGATGTTGCCAAAAACTCAGGCTGCCTTGTCGTTCCTGGATGGAAAGCCAGGGCGTACGGCGATTATTACTTCGCTGGATAAAACCGCTGAAGCCATTAGCGGCTCGGCAGGCACGATAGTTAAATCGTAA
- the argF gene encoding ornithine carbamoyltransferase — protein MAQSLKGRSLLTLGDYTAEEIRLLLDTAREYRRLKYAGIPHRIHEGKNVALLFEKTSTRTRCAFTVAANDLGIAPEYLGKDDIQLGKKETVEDTAKVLGRMFDGIEFRGFDHATVEELSRHAGVPVWNGLTDKFHPTQILADFMTIEEHVGKLKGTKLVFVGDGRNNMANSLMIGSAIMGLDFRILAPRELHPEQALVDKANHFARSSHARITITDNFEEALRGADVIYTDVWVSMGEEDKFAERINQLRHFQVNRQMINLTGNPEVKFMHCLPAFHDALTITGKKVQEDFGLDSMEVTDEVFRSPHSIVFDQAENRMHTIKAVMALTL, from the coding sequence ATGGCTCAGAGTTTGAAAGGACGATCACTACTGACTTTAGGTGACTATACCGCTGAAGAGATTCGCTTGCTATTGGACACGGCTCGTGAATATCGTCGATTGAAATATGCCGGCATTCCGCACCGAATTCATGAGGGTAAAAATGTGGCTTTGTTGTTCGAAAAGACTTCAACGCGAACGCGCTGCGCATTTACGGTAGCTGCTAATGACCTTGGAATTGCACCGGAATACCTCGGTAAAGATGATATTCAATTGGGTAAGAAAGAGACGGTTGAAGATACTGCCAAGGTTTTGGGCCGAATGTTTGACGGGATTGAGTTTCGTGGTTTTGATCACGCAACCGTTGAGGAATTGTCACGTCACGCTGGCGTTCCAGTATGGAATGGGTTGACCGATAAGTTCCACCCAACACAGATTTTGGCTGACTTCATGACAATTGAAGAGCATGTTGGAAAATTGAAGGGAACTAAGCTGGTATTTGTTGGCGATGGTCGCAACAATATGGCAAACTCGCTGATGATCGGTTCAGCTATTATGGGACTTGATTTTCGTATTTTGGCACCTCGTGAATTGCATCCAGAACAAGCTTTGGTTGATAAGGCAAATCACTTTGCGAGGTCAAGCCATGCACGCATTACTATTACCGACAATTTTGAAGAAGCTTTGCGCGGTGCCGATGTAATTTACACGGACGTTTGGGTTTCAATGGGCGAAGAAGACAAGTTTGCTGAGCGCATTAACCAATTGCGACATTTCCAAGTTAATCGCCAGATGATTAACTTAACAGGAAATCCTGAGGTTAAGTTTATGCATTGCTTGCCGGCGTTTCATGATGCATTAACCATCACCGGTAAGAAAGTTCAAGAAGATTTTGGTTTAGACTCAATGGAAGTTACGGATGAAGTGTTCCGCTCGCCACATTCGATAGTTTTTGATCAAGCGGAAAATCGTATGCATACAATCAAAGCTGTGATGGCTTTGACATTGTAG
- a CDS encoding YfcC family protein codes for MVEKIKKTKQKLRSPSAFTILFVVIIIMAALTWIVPSGLYKTNEDGDRIANSYHVVDKDRTVTEEKDGKKEEVKKHDQQGLWDVFTAPIKGMSDKLDVIVFVMVLGGFLGVTMKTGALDASLGALLRKMKGKEKWLIPILMILFAIGGTTYGMQEETVAFYALVIPMMIAAGYNAMTGVMVIVLGAGTGVLGSTINPFSTGVAAKTAGVKLGSVIPIMSIILVLCLIAAIIFTMRYAAKVKAGKYKEDVRYKPATAALDMTNVPKLTGPRKVVMAVFAITFVLMILSLIPWGSWNITFFADMFDWAVGLPVIGAVLGVVHSAPFGDWYFNEITALFLISTIAITAIYYKEFKKEGVFPVDTFIDGVKDILPVALIIAVATGVSVVMTNGEIQDTVISWGESLLKDAGGGVVGVLAYLFYLPMSFIVPSSSGLAAATMPVIAPIADLVGSSKEVMVAAFATASGLINMMAPTIASLMGGLALAGVSYRDWLKRSAPIMAIFAIISITVIAIFGAL; via the coding sequence ATGGTAGAAAAAATTAAAAAAACAAAGCAGAAGCTTCGATCACCATCGGCGTTTACTATTTTGTTTGTCGTGATTATTATCATGGCGGCATTAACGTGGATAGTTCCTTCGGGTTTATATAAGACAAACGAGGACGGCGATCGTATAGCTAATTCGTATCACGTAGTCGACAAAGATCGAACCGTCACGGAAGAAAAAGACGGTAAAAAGGAAGAGGTCAAAAAACACGACCAGCAAGGTTTGTGGGACGTCTTCACTGCACCTATTAAAGGTATGTCAGACAAGCTTGATGTCATCGTCTTCGTGATGGTGCTTGGTGGATTCTTAGGCGTCACTATGAAAACTGGTGCGCTTGACGCTTCTCTTGGCGCACTGCTCCGAAAGATGAAGGGCAAGGAAAAGTGGCTCATCCCGATTCTGATGATTTTATTCGCTATCGGTGGTACTACTTACGGTATGCAAGAAGAAACTGTGGCGTTCTACGCGCTCGTCATACCGATGATGATTGCTGCTGGCTATAATGCCATGACTGGTGTGATGGTGATTGTACTGGGTGCTGGTACTGGTGTGCTCGGTTCAACGATCAACCCATTCTCTACTGGCGTTGCCGCAAAGACTGCAGGCGTAAAATTGGGTAGTGTTATTCCAATCATGTCGATCATCTTGGTTCTTTGTCTAATTGCCGCAATCATCTTTACTATGCGTTATGCCGCAAAAGTTAAGGCAGGAAAGTACAAAGAAGATGTTCGCTATAAGCCAGCTACGGCCGCTCTGGACATGACTAATGTACCAAAATTGACTGGTCCACGAAAAGTTGTTATGGCTGTGTTTGCTATTACATTTGTGCTAATGATTCTTTCCTTGATTCCATGGGGAAGTTGGAATATTACATTCTTCGCAGATATGTTTGACTGGGCTGTAGGTCTTCCAGTTATTGGTGCGGTACTTGGTGTAGTTCACAGTGCACCATTTGGCGACTGGTACTTCAATGAAATTACTGCACTATTCTTAATCTCAACAATCGCTATAACCGCGATTTACTACAAAGAGTTTAAGAAGGAGGGCGTCTTCCCGGTTGATACCTTCATTGACGGCGTGAAAGATATTTTGCCAGTTGCTTTGATTATCGCAGTAGCAACGGGTGTTTCTGTGGTAATGACTAACGGTGAGATTCAGGATACAGTTATTAGCTGGGGTGAATCTCTCCTGAAAGATGCTGGTGGCGGTGTTGTCGGTGTGTTGGCATATCTATTCTACTTGCCAATGTCATTCATCGTGCCATCATCATCAGGTTTGGCGGCAGCAACTATGCCAGTTATTGCGCCAATTGCCGACCTGGTTGGCTCAAGCAAAGAAGTTATGGTTGCCGCATTTGCGACAGCGTCTGGCTTGATCAACATGATGGCTCCAACTATCGCGTCATTGATGGGTGGATTGGCTTTGGCTGGCGTTTCATATCGCGACTGGCTAAAACGCTCAGCTCCAATTATGGCGATATTTGCTATTATCAGCATTACAGTTATTGCAATTTTCGGAGCACTGTAG